A DNA window from Gemmatimonadota bacterium contains the following coding sequences:
- the sppA gene encoding signal peptide peptidase SppA, which translates to EFTDAHREASEVLLKSMVDQMALGISQARGTTPEAVRDLINRGPFLALSAHAEGLVDSLAYWDEVRDLVKNEHGEDAKWLDIVNYLKRIDEKPYSEGTKVALIYGVGPVHRGKSDYDPFYASGTMGASTLTKAFRDAAKDKDVRAILFRIDSPGGSYVASDAIWREVAKAKKADKPVVVSMGNVAGSGGYFVAMNADKIVAQPGSITGSIGVLAGKFITTEFWKRLGMTWDTAQVGENALIWSTGVEFTPEQWARFQTWLDRIYEDFTAKVGEGRNMSRADVHAVAKGRIWTGKDAKSHGLVDELGGMKTAMRLIREALELEADASLNLVVFPKEKTLIEQVMEKGLIRTMSNGDALVRLTAELQPVFRLARTVGQPRQVLEMTPVDIR; encoded by the coding sequence TGAATTTACAGACGCACATCGCGAGGCGAGTGAGGTACTTTTGAAGTCGATGGTCGATCAGATGGCCCTGGGTATTTCACAGGCGCGAGGCACAACGCCTGAAGCCGTACGCGATCTCATCAATCGCGGACCATTTTTAGCGTTGTCTGCCCATGCCGAAGGCCTGGTAGATAGCCTGGCGTATTGGGATGAAGTGCGCGATCTGGTAAAAAATGAGCATGGCGAAGATGCCAAATGGCTGGATATTGTGAATTATCTCAAGCGCATTGATGAAAAGCCATATAGTGAAGGGACAAAAGTGGCGTTGATTTACGGCGTGGGACCCGTGCATCGTGGCAAGAGCGACTACGATCCTTTTTATGCGTCTGGTACAATGGGCGCGAGTACGCTGACCAAAGCTTTTCGCGATGCAGCAAAAGATAAGGATGTGCGTGCAATTTTGTTTCGAATAGATTCTCCCGGTGGGTCTTACGTGGCTTCTGATGCGATCTGGCGCGAGGTTGCCAAAGCTAAGAAGGCGGACAAGCCAGTAGTTGTATCAATGGGTAATGTAGCCGGATCCGGAGGATATTTTGTGGCGATGAATGCCGATAAAATTGTGGCGCAACCCGGCAGCATTACGGGATCTATTGGGGTGTTGGCAGGCAAGTTTATAACAACTGAATTTTGGAAACGTCTGGGTATGACCTGGGATACGGCACAAGTGGGAGAAAATGCGCTGATATGGAGCACGGGTGTAGAATTTACACCCGAACAATGGGCGAGATTTCAGACGTGGTTGGACCGCATTTACGAAGATTTCACGGCAAAGGTGGGCGAAGGACGCAATATGTCACGGGCCGATGTTCACGCTGTGGCAAAGGGACGAATCTGGACAGGGAAGGATGCAAAATCGCACGGTCTGGTCGATGAATTGGGCGGCATGAAGACCGCGATGCGTCTGATTCGGGAGGCATTGGAATTGGAAGCTGATGCATCTCTCAACCTCGTGGTATTTCCCAAAGAAAAGACGTTAATAGAACAGGTGATGGAAAAAGGCCTGATCCGCACGATGAGCAATGGCGATGCGCTGGTGAGACTCACCGCAGAGTTGCAACCCGTTTTTCGCCTTGCGCGCACAGTGGGGCAGCCGCGACAGGTTTTGGAGATGACACCCGTAGATATTCGGTAA